From Ostrinia nubilalis chromosome 9, ilOstNubi1.1, whole genome shotgun sequence, one genomic window encodes:
- the LOC135074568 gene encoding putative RNA-binding protein Luc7-like 2 isoform X1, with protein MSAHEQMRAMLDQLMGTARNGETDKHGVKFYDDAVCKSFLLQCCPHEILSSTRMDLGECPKIHDLALRADYELATKTKDYFYDIDATEHLEAFIADCDRRTTAAKQRLAETQEELSAEVTEKANAVHELAEQIGQKLARAEALGEEGMVEESVKLMGEIDELRKKKGVAEQEYRNSMPASSYQQQKLRVCEVCSAYLGIHDNDRRLADHFGGKLHLGFITIREKLAELKKTVDKRREERGASERERGGGRRHYVGGRELDRRARRHRETARDRDRDRDRAKDADRAKDGERERERERGKDRERDRDRDREREREKRRTRSRSRSKREGSREKSRGRERDREREARRSRSHRSGSRDRRRD; from the exons ATGTCTGCACACGAGCAAATGAGGGCGATGTTAGATCAATTGATGGGCACAGCGCGCAATG gtGAAACCGATAAACACGGAGTAAAGTTTTATGATGATGCAGTGTGCAAATCGTTTTTGTTGCAATGTTGTCCTCATGAAATATTATCATCGACG CGTATGGATTTAGGTGAGTGTCCTAAAATACATGATTTGGCCCTGCGTGCGGATTATGAGTTAGCAACCAAAACCAAAGACTATTTCTATGATATTGAT GCGACAGAACATTTAGAAGCGTTCATTGCCGATTGTGATAGACGCACTACTGCGGCAAAACAGCGTCTCGCTGAGACTCAAGAAGAACTGTCTGCTGAAGTCACGGAAAAAGCAAATGCGGTCCATGAACTTGCCGAACAGATTGGACAAAAGCTCGCCAGGGCGGAGGCCCTTGGAGAGGAGGGAATGGTGGAAGAAAGTGTAAAACTCATGGGAGAG ATTGACGAGTTGCGTAAAAAGAAAGGCGTTGCTGAGCAGGAATACCGCAACTCAATGCCTGCGTCGTCATACCAACAGCAGAAGTTGCGTGTGTGCGAAGTGTGCTCCGCATACTTGGGTATCCATGATAACGACAGACGTCTTGCCGATCATTTCGGAGGGAAATTACATCTTGGATTTATCACTATACGTGAAAAACTTGCTGAATTGAag AAAACCGTAGACAAGCGTCGCGAGGAGCGTGGGGCGTCTGAACGCGAACGCGGCGGGGGCCGGCGGCACTACGTCGGCGGCCGCGAGCTGgaccgccgcgcgcgccgccaccgcgaGACCGCGCGCGACCGGGACCGCGACCGCGACCGCGCCAAGGACGCCGACCGCGCGAAGGACGGCGAGCGGGAGCGGGAGCGCGAGCGCGGGAAGGACAGGGAGCGTGACCGCGACCGCGACAGGGAACGTGAGCGCGAGAAGAG GCGGACCAGGTCCCGCAGCAGAAGCAAGCGCGAGGGCTCCCGCGAGAAGTCGCGCGGGCGGGAGCGCGACCGCGAGCGCGAGGCGCGCCGCAGCCGCTCGCACCGCTCGGGCTCGCGCGACCGCCGCCGCGACTGA
- the LOC135074568 gene encoding putative RNA-binding protein Luc7-like 2 isoform X2 — protein MRDRLYELGCSRMDLGECPKIHDLALRADYELATKTKDYFYDIDATEHLEAFIADCDRRTTAAKQRLAETQEELSAEVTEKANAVHELAEQIGQKLARAEALGEEGMVEESVKLMGEIDELRKKKGVAEQEYRNSMPASSYQQQKLRVCEVCSAYLGIHDNDRRLADHFGGKLHLGFITIREKLAELKKTVDKRREERGASERERGGGRRHYVGGRELDRRARRHRETARDRDRDRDRAKDADRAKDGERERERERGKDRERDRDRDREREREKRRTRSRSRSKREGSREKSRGRERDREREARRSRSHRSGSRDRRRD, from the exons ATGAGGGATAGATTGTATGAGTTAGGCTGTTCT CGTATGGATTTAGGTGAGTGTCCTAAAATACATGATTTGGCCCTGCGTGCGGATTATGAGTTAGCAACCAAAACCAAAGACTATTTCTATGATATTGAT GCGACAGAACATTTAGAAGCGTTCATTGCCGATTGTGATAGACGCACTACTGCGGCAAAACAGCGTCTCGCTGAGACTCAAGAAGAACTGTCTGCTGAAGTCACGGAAAAAGCAAATGCGGTCCATGAACTTGCCGAACAGATTGGACAAAAGCTCGCCAGGGCGGAGGCCCTTGGAGAGGAGGGAATGGTGGAAGAAAGTGTAAAACTCATGGGAGAG ATTGACGAGTTGCGTAAAAAGAAAGGCGTTGCTGAGCAGGAATACCGCAACTCAATGCCTGCGTCGTCATACCAACAGCAGAAGTTGCGTGTGTGCGAAGTGTGCTCCGCATACTTGGGTATCCATGATAACGACAGACGTCTTGCCGATCATTTCGGAGGGAAATTACATCTTGGATTTATCACTATACGTGAAAAACTTGCTGAATTGAag AAAACCGTAGACAAGCGTCGCGAGGAGCGTGGGGCGTCTGAACGCGAACGCGGCGGGGGCCGGCGGCACTACGTCGGCGGCCGCGAGCTGgaccgccgcgcgcgccgccaccgcgaGACCGCGCGCGACCGGGACCGCGACCGCGACCGCGCCAAGGACGCCGACCGCGCGAAGGACGGCGAGCGGGAGCGGGAGCGCGAGCGCGGGAAGGACAGGGAGCGTGACCGCGACCGCGACAGGGAACGTGAGCGCGAGAAGAG GCGGACCAGGTCCCGCAGCAGAAGCAAGCGCGAGGGCTCCCGCGAGAAGTCGCGCGGGCGGGAGCGCGACCGCGAGCGCGAGGCGCGCCGCAGCCGCTCGCACCGCTCGGGCTCGCGCGACCGCCGCCGCGACTGA
- the LOC135074568 gene encoding putative RNA-binding protein Luc7-like 2 isoform X3 produces MDLGECPKIHDLALRADYELATKTKDYFYDIDATEHLEAFIADCDRRTTAAKQRLAETQEELSAEVTEKANAVHELAEQIGQKLARAEALGEEGMVEESVKLMGEIDELRKKKGVAEQEYRNSMPASSYQQQKLRVCEVCSAYLGIHDNDRRLADHFGGKLHLGFITIREKLAELKKTVDKRREERGASERERGGGRRHYVGGRELDRRARRHRETARDRDRDRDRAKDADRAKDGERERERERGKDRERDRDRDREREREKRRTRSRSRSKREGSREKSRGRERDREREARRSRSHRSGSRDRRRD; encoded by the exons ATGGATTTAGGTGAGTGTCCTAAAATACATGATTTGGCCCTGCGTGCGGATTATGAGTTAGCAACCAAAACCAAAGACTATTTCTATGATATTGAT GCGACAGAACATTTAGAAGCGTTCATTGCCGATTGTGATAGACGCACTACTGCGGCAAAACAGCGTCTCGCTGAGACTCAAGAAGAACTGTCTGCTGAAGTCACGGAAAAAGCAAATGCGGTCCATGAACTTGCCGAACAGATTGGACAAAAGCTCGCCAGGGCGGAGGCCCTTGGAGAGGAGGGAATGGTGGAAGAAAGTGTAAAACTCATGGGAGAG ATTGACGAGTTGCGTAAAAAGAAAGGCGTTGCTGAGCAGGAATACCGCAACTCAATGCCTGCGTCGTCATACCAACAGCAGAAGTTGCGTGTGTGCGAAGTGTGCTCCGCATACTTGGGTATCCATGATAACGACAGACGTCTTGCCGATCATTTCGGAGGGAAATTACATCTTGGATTTATCACTATACGTGAAAAACTTGCTGAATTGAag AAAACCGTAGACAAGCGTCGCGAGGAGCGTGGGGCGTCTGAACGCGAACGCGGCGGGGGCCGGCGGCACTACGTCGGCGGCCGCGAGCTGgaccgccgcgcgcgccgccaccgcgaGACCGCGCGCGACCGGGACCGCGACCGCGACCGCGCCAAGGACGCCGACCGCGCGAAGGACGGCGAGCGGGAGCGGGAGCGCGAGCGCGGGAAGGACAGGGAGCGTGACCGCGACCGCGACAGGGAACGTGAGCGCGAGAAGAG GCGGACCAGGTCCCGCAGCAGAAGCAAGCGCGAGGGCTCCCGCGAGAAGTCGCGCGGGCGGGAGCGCGACCGCGAGCGCGAGGCGCGCCGCAGCCGCTCGCACCGCTCGGGCTCGCGCGACCGCCGCCGCGACTGA